The Pan troglodytes isolate AG18354 chromosome 1, NHGRI_mPanTro3-v2.0_pri, whole genome shotgun sequence genome includes a region encoding these proteins:
- the LOC743172 gene encoding uncharacterized protein LOC743172: MISCWKPLGHWGVFTTRGCQEGFEVSRESNDLIGSVFSEGGSASGLGGWVVRGKLLQSSRREMTRAWIRQPWEGQRGQPCSREVSEEASVSLRHEVARAETEGQGKKGRLGGILEWSGQGLDDQDMRWGSDESPSLEFLLTQSLQQPGPGFFLWKPGLIQVTHAHMPLPHVCQEGRLLGFGAVSPGPQCQALAPRAIPASISTLSKAPWVLSFPRVLWPSLPHPGSSGSCPSLCVAPGAPLSSCFPRPIWRRPPALACWHLAGVPSVGTSGYALCPLVSQCRRLVVGQWPGQSATLLGMWPASQPEHSQTRRCCLHLALPPSFSAFISPTSNHQKMFLRDVNWKTR; this comes from the coding sequence ATGATCTCCTGCTGGAAGCCACTTGGCCACTGGGGTGTGTTCACTACTAGAGGCTGtcaggagggctttgaggtttctAGGGAGTCCAATGATCTGATTGGATCTGTGTTTTCAGAAGGTGGCTCTGCCAGTGGGCTTGGGGGATGGGTGGTCAGGGGGAAGCTGTTACAGTCATCAAGGAGAGAGATGACAAGGGCCTGGATCAGGCAGCCCTGGGAGGGTCAGAGGGGACAGCCCTGCAGCAGAGAGGTCAGTGAAGAAGCTAGTGTCAGTCTGAGGCATGAGGTGGCAAGGGCAGAAACAGAAGGGCAGGGGAAGAAGGGCAGGCTGGGAGGCATTCTGGAGTGGAGTGGTCAGGGGCTGGACGACCAAGATATGAGATGGGGGTCAGATGAGAGCCCCTCACTCGAGTTCCTCCTTACACAGTCCTTACAGCAACCTGGGCCTGGGTTTTTCCTCTGGAAACCTGGCCTCATCCAGGTCACCCACGCTCACATGCCCTTGCCCCACGTGTGTCAGGAAGGAAGGCTGCTTGGTTTTGGAGCTGTCTCCCCAGGCCCACAGTGCCAGGCCCTAGCCCCAAGAGCCATCCCAGCCAGCATCAGCACCCTCAGCAAGGCCCCATGGGTCCTCAGCTTTCCCAGGGTCCTGTGGCCCAGCCTGCCTCACCCCGGCAGCAGCGGCAGCTGCCCTTCCCTGTGTGTGGCCCCGGGCGCACCCTTGTCTTCCTGTTTCCCACGGCCCATCTGGAGAAGGCCGCCAGCTTTGGCTTGCTGGCACCTCGCAGGGGTCCCTTCCGTGGGCACATCAGGCTATGCCCTGTGCCCACTCGTGTCCCAGTGTAGGCGGCTGGTGGTAGGCCAGTGGCCGGGGCAGAGCGCCACTCTCCTGGGCATGTGGCCTGCCAGCCAGCCAGAACACAGCCAGACCAGGCGATGCTGCCTCCACCTAGCCCTGCCTCCATCATTTTCGGCttttatttctcccacctccaacCACCAAAAGATGTTTCTCAGGGACGTCAACTGGAAGACAAGGTAA